A part of Chryseobacterium arthrosphaerae genomic DNA contains:
- a CDS encoding sugar phosphate nucleotidyltransferase, which translates to MKIIVPMAGRGSRLRPHTLTVPKPLIPIAGKPIVQRLVEDIAKVAGEKIEEVAFIIGDFGPEIERSLIQIAEKLGAKGSIYYQNDPLGTAHAIKCAEQSMQGDVVIAFADTLFRADFQLDKNSDGVIWVKSVEDPSAFGVVKLDNYGFITDFVEKPQTFVSDLAIIGIYYFNSAEKLMDEINYIMDNNIKNGGEYQLTTALENLRAKGAKFTLGKVNDWMDCGNKNATVETNSKILEYEKEEMTHYPASAVIENSLIIQPCFIGENVKISNSKIGPGVSLGNNTTVVNSNIENSLIQENTRINHGNLSNSMIGNSAQYFGVAREISLGDYSVLDFLSK; encoded by the coding sequence ATGAAAATTATTGTTCCTATGGCTGGACGTGGATCCAGACTACGTCCACATACACTGACAGTTCCAAAACCGCTTATCCCTATCGCAGGAAAACCTATCGTACAGAGATTGGTGGAAGATATTGCTAAAGTTGCAGGAGAAAAAATTGAAGAAGTAGCCTTTATCATTGGAGATTTTGGTCCTGAGATCGAAAGATCCCTTATTCAGATTGCTGAAAAGCTGGGAGCAAAAGGAAGCATATACTATCAGAATGACCCTCTTGGAACAGCCCATGCGATCAAATGTGCTGAGCAGTCTATGCAGGGAGATGTGGTTATTGCTTTTGCTGATACCCTGTTCCGTGCAGATTTCCAGCTGGATAAAAACTCGGATGGTGTGATCTGGGTGAAAAGTGTGGAAGACCCGTCCGCATTCGGTGTGGTAAAATTAGATAACTACGGTTTCATTACAGATTTCGTTGAAAAGCCTCAGACTTTTGTTTCTGACCTTGCCATCATCGGGATCTACTATTTCAACAGTGCTGAAAAACTGATGGATGAGATCAACTATATCATGGATAATAATATTAAAAACGGAGGCGAATACCAGCTGACCACCGCATTGGAAAACCTGAGAGCAAAAGGAGCCAAGTTTACTTTGGGTAAAGTAAATGACTGGATGGATTGTGGTAACAAGAACGCTACGGTAGAAACCAACAGCAAGATCCTTGAATATGAAAAAGAGGAAATGACCCACTACCCTGCTTCTGCCGTGATCGAAAATTCCCTTATCATCCAGCCTTGCTTCATTGGAGAAAATGTAAAGATTTCCAACTCCAAAATAGGACCTGGAGTTTCACTGGGTAATAATACAACTGTGGTCAATTCCAATATTGAGAATTCCCTGATTCAGGAGAATACAAGAATCAACCATGGAAACCTTTCCAATTCTATGATTGGTAATTCTGCCCAATATTTCGGGGTTGCCAGAGAAATTTCCCTTGGAGACTATTCTGTTCTAGATTTTCTTTCCAAATAA
- a CDS encoding DUF4292 domain-containing protein: MKNWIPFFLLLLALSSCKTRTGAKNDADHKRDSIVTAEDNRNPKDVNEPVRDKLTFYEHVVIPPKFEQIKIDSKVRVESGSYVPTLDATIYIENDKKVWMNLRALFINAARGIATPEGIKGQDKINKTYIDSDFDYLNNLLNVNFIDYKSLEKILLGRTFVKINDSQFTLTQNAQGYKMVSNVNQKIVTDEKQREYKIALQYDTNYDLLNVNLKDILSSDELEISYSDWNEYNGIRLPKNVKIIIKGSKSSQILLENTKFDFSRMETPYSVPSSYKKIEIK; this comes from the coding sequence ATGAAAAATTGGATACCATTCTTTTTATTGCTTCTTGCCCTGTCATCGTGTAAAACCCGTACCGGTGCGAAAAACGATGCGGATCACAAACGGGACAGTATTGTGACGGCCGAAGACAACAGAAATCCAAAAGATGTAAATGAACCGGTGAGAGATAAACTTACTTTTTACGAACATGTAGTGATCCCGCCAAAATTCGAACAAATCAAGATCGACAGTAAAGTACGTGTAGAATCGGGAAGCTACGTGCCTACCCTGGATGCCACCATTTATATTGAAAATGATAAAAAAGTGTGGATGAATCTACGGGCCCTTTTCATTAATGCAGCCAGAGGAATTGCAACTCCCGAAGGAATAAAAGGCCAGGATAAGATCAATAAAACATATATTGATTCTGATTTTGATTACCTCAACAATCTGCTTAATGTCAACTTCATTGATTATAAATCGCTGGAAAAAATATTATTGGGAAGAACATTTGTTAAGATTAATGATTCACAGTTTACCTTAACGCAAAATGCACAGGGCTATAAAATGGTTTCCAATGTCAATCAGAAGATTGTAACGGATGAAAAACAGAGGGAATACAAAATTGCGTTGCAATATGACACCAATTACGATCTGCTTAATGTCAACTTAAAAGATATCCTGTCTTCTGATGAGCTGGAAATTTCTTACAGTGACTGGAATGAATACAACGGAATCCGCCTTCCGAAAAATGTTAAAATAATTATAAAAGGCTCAAAATCTAGTCAAATTTTACTGGAAAACACGAAATTTGACTTTTCGAGGATGGAAACACCTTATTCTGTACCATCCAGTTATAAGAAAATTGAGATTAAATGA
- a CDS encoding M23 family metallopeptidase encodes MIKKFSFLIGILMFGLHQGQQKKEQLQKQNAELKKQIAQINTDLAKTRSESKLSIAYLTSVNQKLVLREKVYNNTQKEKRFIEDDIYLRQLEINRQNKELAVLRKNYAEVLVNAYKNKGVQNKVTFILSSKNLGEAIRRVQYLKQYSDYQDKKAAEITNAANQIKKTIAQRQNSVKEKENLLVNQQKDLATINAERAQKEQLVAEFKKNESKLTVELKQKQAQNKVIEGQIRAIIAEEIRIAKAEEEARRKAEAEKIRLAKLAAEREKARIEAEAKARAEALERERRLAEAEAKKAAELAARRAEEERKRNEEAARAEANAKDEARKLAAKKASDEANARAREAADKLTAARAAEAALVKRKEEEKKAAETKAMTSYGVSTASGNSFADNRGRLGYPADRAGQITHRFGRQPHPVFKNITEENNGIKISVPSGTRAKSVFPGSVSSVLANNDGTKTVIIKHGSYFTIYSNLGNVSVSKGQQVSSGTAVGTVAQDFDGAYTLDFQVWNGSTPVDPLGWISY; translated from the coding sequence ATGATTAAAAAATTTAGCTTTTTAATAGGTATTCTGATGTTCGGACTGCACCAGGGACAGCAGAAAAAAGAACAGTTGCAAAAGCAGAATGCCGAACTTAAAAAACAAATTGCACAAATAAATACGGATTTAGCTAAAACAAGAAGCGAATCTAAACTTTCCATAGCCTATCTTACCAGTGTTAATCAAAAGTTAGTTTTAAGAGAAAAGGTCTACAATAATACTCAGAAAGAAAAGAGATTTATTGAGGACGATATTTATCTGCGCCAGCTTGAGATCAACCGTCAGAACAAAGAATTGGCTGTTCTCAGAAAGAATTACGCAGAAGTTCTTGTCAATGCTTATAAAAATAAAGGGGTACAGAATAAAGTAACCTTCATACTTTCGTCAAAGAACCTTGGTGAAGCGATACGAAGAGTACAGTATCTGAAGCAGTATTCTGACTATCAGGATAAAAAGGCCGCTGAAATTACCAATGCAGCCAATCAGATTAAGAAAACAATTGCCCAGAGACAAAACTCTGTAAAGGAAAAGGAAAATCTTTTGGTGAATCAGCAGAAAGATCTGGCAACGATCAATGCAGAAAGAGCACAAAAGGAGCAGTTGGTTGCAGAATTTAAAAAGAACGAATCTAAACTTACCGTTGAGCTGAAGCAGAAGCAGGCCCAAAATAAAGTTATTGAAGGTCAGATCAGAGCAATTATTGCGGAAGAGATCAGAATAGCAAAAGCGGAAGAAGAAGCAAGAAGAAAAGCCGAGGCTGAAAAGATCCGTCTCGCTAAACTTGCTGCCGAAAGAGAAAAAGCAAGAATTGAGGCTGAAGCAAAAGCAAGAGCTGAAGCGCTTGAAAGAGAAAGAAGACTCGCTGAAGCTGAAGCTAAAAAAGCAGCAGAACTCGCTGCAAGAAGAGCGGAAGAAGAAAGAAAACGTAATGAAGAAGCTGCAAGAGCTGAAGCGAATGCCAAAGATGAAGCGAGAAAGCTTGCTGCTAAAAAAGCATCTGATGAAGCCAATGCAAGAGCCAGAGAGGCAGCAGATAAATTAACCGCTGCAAGAGCCGCAGAAGCAGCCCTTGTCAAGAGAAAAGAAGAGGAGAAGAAAGCAGCAGAAACCAAAGCAATGACAAGCTATGGGGTTTCTACAGCATCCGGAAACAGTTTTGCAGACAACAGGGGAAGACTCGGTTATCCTGCAGACAGAGCCGGGCAGATCACTCACCGTTTCGGAAGACAGCCGCACCCGGTATTCAAAAATATTACTGAAGAAAATAACGGGATTAAAATTTCTGTTCCTTCAGGTACCCGGGCAAAATCAGTATTCCCGGGATCAGTATCTTCGGTGCTGGCCAATAATGACGGTACGAAAACTGTTATTATTAAACATGGAAGCTATTTTACGATCTATTCCAACTTAGGAAATGTAAGTGTATCCAAAGGGCAGCAGGTTTCTTCAGGAACTGCAGTAGGTACGGTAGCCCAGGATTTTGACGGAGCCTATACCCTTGATTTCCAAGTATGGAACGGAAGTACACCAGTTGATCCATTAGGTTGGATTTCATATTAA
- a CDS encoding twin-arginine translocase TatA/TatE family subunit produces MNTLTILALSWQHILIVAILLVLLFGGKKIPELMRGVGSGIKEFKDAVKEEDKPGSENKSSSNNNSSSN; encoded by the coding sequence ATGAATACACTAACAATACTTGCCTTATCTTGGCAACACATCCTTATCGTAGCAATACTTTTGGTATTACTTTTTGGAGGAAAGAAAATTCCGGAATTAATGAGAGGAGTAGGCTCAGGAATCAAAGAATTTAAAGATGCGGTAAAAGAAGAAGACAAACCAGGCTCTGAAAACAAATCGTCTTCCAACAATAATTCTTCAAGCAACTAA
- a CDS encoding DUF4254 domain-containing protein, with the protein MKFTETAWKIFNQSIEDYHVSDDVNTLINNPFEKDSLERILYAKNWIDTVQWHLEDIIRDENIDPAEALQLKRTIDASNQKRTDLVEYIDSWFLTKFENITPKPEAKINTETPAWAVDRLSILALKVYHMSLEANRESASEEHRKNCQAKLDVLLIQKEDLSTSIDQLLADIENGNVKMKVYKQMKMYNDESLNPILYQKGQQK; encoded by the coding sequence ATGAAATTTACCGAGACTGCATGGAAAATCTTCAATCAATCTATTGAAGACTATCACGTGTCTGATGACGTTAACACTCTAATTAATAACCCGTTCGAAAAAGATAGTTTGGAACGGATTTTGTATGCAAAGAACTGGATTGATACCGTTCAATGGCATCTGGAAGATATAATTAGAGATGAAAATATTGATCCGGCTGAAGCTCTTCAACTCAAGAGAACAATAGATGCCTCCAATCAGAAAAGAACTGATCTGGTAGAATACATTGACAGCTGGTTCCTTACTAAGTTTGAAAATATAACTCCGAAACCTGAAGCAAAGATAAATACGGAAACTCCCGCCTGGGCAGTAGACAGATTATCAATTCTTGCGCTAAAGGTTTATCATATGTCATTAGAAGCCAATAGAGAATCCGCTTCTGAAGAACACAGAAAAAACTGCCAGGCTAAACTGGATGTACTGCTTATTCAGAAAGAAGACCTATCAACTTCTATAGATCAGTTGCTTGCTGATATTGAAAACGGTAACGTTAAGATGAAAGTATACAAACAAATGAAAATGTATAATGATGAAAGTCTTAACCCAATCCTTTATCAAAAAGGGCAACAGAAATGA
- the ribA gene encoding GTP cyclohydrolase II: MIKIQAEANVPTEYGTFRMIAFSENENDWMPHMAIVAENTDFTKPVNVRFHSECITGEVFHSKKCECGQQLDAAMKYIHENGGIIIYLRQEGRNIGIINKLKAYSLQEKGLDTVQANLQLGLPADDRNFGVAIEILNLLDVKDINLLTNNPEKVKYVVDSNIHLNSRVPLQIPANEISKGYLQTKKDFFGHLLDDNDN, encoded by the coding sequence ATGATTAAAATTCAGGCGGAAGCCAATGTTCCCACCGAGTACGGTACTTTCCGAATGATTGCTTTCTCCGAAAATGAAAACGACTGGATGCCTCATATGGCTATTGTCGCAGAGAATACGGATTTTACAAAACCTGTGAATGTCCGTTTTCATTCTGAATGTATTACCGGAGAAGTTTTCCATTCAAAAAAATGTGAATGCGGGCAGCAGCTTGATGCTGCGATGAAATACATCCATGAGAACGGCGGAATTATCATCTATCTTCGCCAGGAAGGCCGGAATATCGGTATCATCAACAAACTGAAAGCTTACTCTCTGCAGGAAAAAGGACTTGATACGGTACAGGCCAATCTGCAACTGGGACTTCCTGCTGATGACAGAAACTTCGGTGTAGCGATTGAGATCCTTAACCTATTGGATGTAAAAGATATCAACCTTCTTACCAACAATCCTGAAAAGGTAAAATATGTGGTAGACAGCAACATTCATCTTAATTCAAGAGTACCCTTACAGATTCCGGCTAACGAAATAAGCAAAGGCTATCTGCAAACCAAAAAAGATTTCTTTGGACATCTGCTGGATGACAATGACAACTAG
- a CDS encoding glycoside hydrolase family 3 protein, producing the protein MKKLLYSSLFIVALISPKLNAQYQPKNTTADDLKKAKQWVDKTYRNLSQDEKLGQLFIVALYTNKGEDYISQIRNIVINDKIGGLILMQDDAAREINLVNEFQQKSKVPLMIGMDAEWGLFQRIATAHKFPWAMTLGAIQDKNLVYQMSAKIAEDCHRMGINWDFAPVVDVNTNPNNPIIGNRSFGSEVNNVISSALSYSNGLQDNNILAAIKHFPGHGDTSTDSHLDLPLVSHNTDRLNTVELAPFKALMDKGIGGVMVAHLYVPSLESGKGIPASVSKNIITGLLKDKLGYKGLIITDALNMGAVANKYKPGELDALAFKAGNDIMLFSQGVSEGKKLIQKAIDKGEIPQSRVEESVKKILLTKYFLGLTQYTPKNPENINTDLNNDSHKTLVQNLYANALTLLKDEKKLLPLTGKQIYYVPLEEAPYQTFANSLGNNIMIKKAGEINTIPAGSTVVVGFHKDNSTAYKPYKISAESKKVLADLTKNQNVILNVFGSAYALKDIDISKVSTVLVSYENNDDSMNATADALNGKTKIWGRLPVLVNDQLKAGMGIDLNASAITQ; encoded by the coding sequence ATGAAGAAATTATTATATAGTTCACTCTTTATTGTCGCATTGATAAGCCCTAAGCTGAATGCCCAGTATCAACCTAAAAATACAACCGCAGATGATCTGAAAAAGGCAAAGCAATGGGTTGATAAAACTTACAGGAACCTTTCACAGGATGAAAAATTAGGTCAGCTTTTTATCGTTGCACTGTACACCAATAAAGGAGAGGACTATATCAGCCAGATAAGAAATATTGTTATCAATGATAAGATTGGAGGCCTGATTTTAATGCAGGATGATGCTGCAAGAGAAATTAATCTCGTGAATGAGTTTCAGCAGAAGTCCAAAGTGCCTTTAATGATCGGGATGGATGCGGAATGGGGACTGTTCCAGAGAATTGCAACGGCTCATAAATTCCCATGGGCAATGACATTAGGGGCGATCCAGGATAAAAATCTTGTGTACCAGATGTCTGCCAAAATTGCAGAAGATTGTCACAGAATGGGGATCAACTGGGATTTTGCCCCAGTAGTGGATGTCAATACCAATCCGAACAACCCTATTATCGGGAACAGAAGTTTTGGTTCTGAAGTGAATAACGTGATCAGTTCTGCCCTATCCTACTCCAATGGTTTGCAGGATAACAATATACTAGCAGCAATCAAGCATTTTCCTGGCCATGGTGATACCAGTACAGATTCTCATCTTGACCTTCCATTGGTCTCTCATAATACGGACAGACTTAATACAGTGGAGCTGGCTCCCTTCAAAGCTTTAATGGATAAAGGAATCGGTGGGGTGATGGTAGCTCATTTATATGTTCCGAGTTTAGAATCAGGAAAAGGAATTCCTGCTTCGGTTTCTAAAAATATCATCACTGGATTACTGAAAGATAAACTGGGTTACAAAGGTCTGATCATTACAGATGCTCTCAATATGGGGGCTGTAGCCAATAAATACAAACCAGGCGAACTGGATGCCCTGGCTTTTAAAGCAGGAAATGATATCATGCTTTTCTCACAGGGAGTTTCTGAAGGAAAAAAACTGATACAGAAAGCGATTGACAAAGGTGAAATTCCTCAGAGCAGAGTGGAAGAAAGTGTTAAGAAAATCCTGTTGACAAAATATTTCCTGGGACTTACACAGTACACTCCGAAAAATCCTGAAAATATCAATACTGATTTGAATAACGATTCTCATAAAACATTGGTTCAGAATCTTTATGCCAATGCGCTGACTTTATTAAAGGATGAAAAGAAACTGCTTCCGCTTACCGGGAAACAGATCTATTATGTTCCTTTGGAGGAAGCTCCTTATCAGACTTTTGCCAACAGCCTGGGGAACAATATAATGATTAAAAAAGCCGGTGAGATCAATACTATTCCGGCGGGTTCTACTGTAGTTGTAGGCTTCCATAAGGATAATTCAACGGCGTATAAACCTTATAAAATTTCGGCAGAATCCAAAAAGGTTCTTGCTGATCTGACTAAAAATCAAAATGTAATTCTCAATGTATTCGGAAGTGCCTATGCATTAAAGGACATTGATATTTCGAAGGTATCAACCGTTCTTGTTTCTTATGAAAATAATGATGATTCAATGAATGCAACGGCTGATGCCCTGAACGGAAAAACAAAAATATGGGGCAGGCTTCCCGTATTGGTCAACGACCAGCTGAAAGCAGGGATGGGAATAGATCTTAATGCCTCTGCCATTACCCAATAA
- the bshA gene encoding N-acetyl-alpha-D-glucosaminyl L-malate synthase BshA, with protein sequence MKIGILCYPTYGGSGIVATELGMSLANKGYEVHFISSALPARLDITNPNIFFHRVNVQTYPLFQYQPYDIALSSMIYRVVNLYKLDLLHAHYAIPYAYAAFTAKQMLKEDNNDIPLVTTLHGTDITLVGQHPSYKHAVEFSINQSDAITSVSESLKKDTLQFFNIKKEIQVITNFIDNSEFDDCSECQRTQFANPDEKILIHVSNLRPVKRVDEVLQIFKNVEKKVKSKLIIIGEGPDMEKVNQFLEENPELISKIRLLGKVNDLYKILQLSDVFLLPSEQESFGLAALEAMAAYTPVISSNAGGIPEVNIQGETGYLAEIGNVEAMSNYTIKLLSNEELLTQMKKNAKDQAIKFDLKNILPIYEKMYRTTIENFKKELTKV encoded by the coding sequence ATGAAAATAGGCATACTTTGCTATCCAACCTATGGAGGAAGCGGAATTGTAGCAACAGAACTTGGAATGTCTCTTGCCAACAAAGGATATGAGGTACACTTCATCAGCTCTGCACTTCCGGCAAGACTGGATATTACCAATCCTAATATTTTCTTCCACAGGGTCAATGTTCAGACCTATCCCCTTTTCCAGTATCAACCTTATGATATTGCGTTAAGTTCGATGATCTACCGGGTTGTCAATCTTTATAAACTTGATCTGCTGCATGCTCATTATGCCATTCCTTATGCTTATGCGGCATTTACGGCAAAACAAATGCTTAAGGAAGACAATAATGATATTCCGCTGGTAACGACTCTGCATGGTACGGATATTACCCTTGTGGGTCAGCACCCGAGCTATAAACATGCGGTAGAGTTTTCAATCAACCAGTCTGATGCGATTACTTCGGTTTCTGAAAGTCTGAAAAAAGACACGCTTCAGTTTTTCAATATCAAAAAAGAAATCCAGGTAATTACCAATTTCATTGATAATTCTGAGTTTGACGACTGCTCTGAATGCCAGAGAACGCAGTTTGCCAATCCTGATGAGAAAATCCTGATCCATGTATCCAACCTTCGTCCTGTAAAACGGGTAGATGAAGTCCTGCAGATTTTCAAGAATGTGGAGAAAAAGGTAAAATCCAAACTGATCATCATTGGTGAAGGTCCAGATATGGAGAAAGTGAACCAGTTCCTGGAAGAAAATCCTGAGCTTATCTCAAAGATCCGTCTTTTAGGAAAGGTAAATGATCTCTATAAAATCTTACAGCTTTCCGATGTATTTCTTCTTCCTTCGGAGCAGGAAAGCTTCGGTCTGGCAGCATTGGAAGCCATGGCGGCTTATACTCCGGTGATCAGCTCAAATGCTGGGGGAATTCCTGAGGTAAATATTCAGGGAGAAACAGGTTATCTGGCAGAGATCGGAAATGTGGAAGCCATGAGTAACTATACTATTAAGCTGTTGAGCAATGAAGAACTTTTAACTCAAATGAAGAAAAATGCGAAAGATCAGGCCATTAAGTTCGATTTGAAAAACATTCTTCCTATATATGAGAAAATGTATAGAACAACCATAGAAAATTTTAAAAAGGAGCTGACGAAAGTATAA
- a CDS encoding DUF2851 family protein, which yields MTEKLLQYLWNYKVFKHFDFKDIEGNPVEIIRFGKWNTNAGPDFLDAKIKINGLVIAGNIELHVRSSDWIFHNHSQDPNYRNIIFHVVFQHDIEISEFTGNNIPTLELKDYIDENILGKYEKLADENKFIACESIFDRDKIPLFFHEGNILKKLEEKSLELEQSLALYKNNFEAVLFHSLAYSFGLKVNALIFRQIAESIDYSIINKVRQNPFQLEALLFGISGWLDHPKDEQMKIWKREFEFIKVKFKITDLKLHPKFLRLRPRNFPTIRLSQLADLYFRHQNLFSKIIGAQNAAHIYEVFTPIKASEYWDSHFNFGTVSKMQPKTLSRDFIDLIILNTVLPLKYTYHKYHSEDAAEEMIELYKNIPAEKNSVIQGWKNLGVHTTNALETQSLIYHHKNSCEEKNCLTCSIGFKLLKES from the coding sequence ATGACGGAAAAATTACTTCAATATCTTTGGAACTATAAGGTTTTCAAACATTTTGACTTCAAGGATATTGAAGGTAATCCCGTCGAGATCATCCGGTTCGGAAAATGGAATACCAATGCTGGTCCGGATTTTCTGGATGCAAAGATCAAAATCAACGGGCTGGTGATAGCAGGAAATATAGAACTGCATGTACGCTCCTCCGACTGGATCTTCCATAATCATTCTCAAGACCCTAATTACCGGAATATAATTTTTCATGTCGTATTCCAGCACGATATAGAAATCAGTGAGTTTACCGGAAACAATATTCCGACGCTGGAACTTAAAGATTATATTGATGAAAATATCCTTGGGAAATACGAAAAGCTTGCTGATGAAAATAAGTTTATCGCCTGTGAGAGTATTTTTGACAGAGATAAAATCCCTCTTTTCTTTCACGAAGGCAATATCCTGAAAAAGCTGGAGGAAAAATCATTGGAACTGGAGCAAAGTCTCGCTCTGTATAAAAATAACTTTGAAGCGGTTCTATTTCACAGCTTGGCCTATTCTTTCGGTTTAAAAGTAAATGCTTTAATCTTCAGGCAGATTGCAGAAAGTATCGACTACTCTATCATCAATAAAGTCCGGCAAAACCCTTTTCAGCTTGAGGCTTTGTTGTTCGGAATTTCAGGATGGCTTGATCACCCGAAGGACGAACAGATGAAAATCTGGAAACGGGAGTTTGAATTCATCAAAGTCAAATTTAAAATTACTGATTTAAAACTTCATCCCAAATTCTTAAGATTAAGACCTCGTAATTTTCCCACTATACGGCTGTCTCAGCTGGCTGATCTTTACTTCCGGCATCAGAATTTATTTTCGAAGATCATCGGTGCACAAAATGCAGCACACATTTACGAAGTATTCACACCCATAAAAGCTTCCGAATACTGGGACAGTCATTTCAATTTCGGAACAGTCTCAAAGATGCAGCCCAAAACGCTAAGCAGGGATTTTATAGACCTCATTATCCTGAATACTGTACTTCCTTTAAAATATACTTACCACAAATACCACAGTGAGGATGCTGCAGAAGAAATGATAGAACTGTATAAAAATATCCCTGCAGAAAAAAATTCAGTGATACAGGGCTGGAAAAATCTGGGGGTACATACAACGAATGCCCTGGAGACTCAGAGCCTGATTTATCACCATAAAAATTCATGTGAAGAAAAAAATTGCTTAACTTGCAGTATTGGATTTAAACTTTTAAAAGAATCTTAA
- a CDS encoding PspC family transcriptional regulator, whose product MLSNIRHKMEREWFGVLTRTGAKLGIPVSKLRIFFIYSTFATAGFFFLIYLGLAFTLWIKDIFITRRPSVFDL is encoded by the coding sequence ATGCTGAGTAATATTCGTCATAAAATGGAAAGAGAATGGTTTGGTGTTCTGACGAGAACGGGTGCTAAGCTGGGTATTCCAGTTTCCAAATTAAGGATTTTCTTCATTTATTCTACTTTTGCCACAGCCGGTTTTTTCTTTCTGATCTATCTGGGGCTGGCATTTACTTTGTGGATTAAAGATATTTTTATCACCAGAAGGCCAAGTGTCTTTGACCTATAA
- a CDS encoding GNAT family N-acetyltransferase → MEFLPITSAGDHRIQEIYASYTTTFPVDEQRDQQQFLDLFSNPKVGFMSVVHESEAVGYLILWELGSFVFVEHFEVFEAFRSKKLGSHIMTHLLENYPKIILEIEPAELSEDAQRRYSFYQRNSFELIDTTYVQPSYGEGKQSLNLWLLANYSPENVEEIKSIICKTVYP, encoded by the coding sequence ATGGAATTTTTACCGATTACTTCAGCCGGAGATCATAGAATACAGGAAATCTATGCTTCTTATACCACTACTTTTCCTGTAGACGAACAAAGAGATCAGCAACAGTTTTTAGATTTATTTTCAAATCCGAAAGTGGGATTTATGTCTGTAGTCCATGAATCCGAAGCTGTAGGTTACCTCATCTTATGGGAGCTCGGTTCATTTGTTTTTGTAGAACATTTTGAAGTCTTTGAAGCGTTCAGAAGTAAGAAGCTGGGATCTCATATTATGACTCATTTATTAGAAAACTATCCGAAAATCATCCTGGAAATTGAGCCTGCAGAACTCAGCGAGGATGCTCAAAGACGGTATTCCTTCTATCAGAGAAACAGTTTTGAGCTGATTGATACAACCTATGTACAGCCTAGCTACGGAGAAGGGAAACAATCTTTGAATCTATGGTTATTAGCCAATTATTCCCCTGAGAATGTGGAAGAGATTAAAAGCATTATCTGTAAAACAGTTTACCCTTAA
- a CDS encoding SIMPL domain-containing protein, producing MNKNIIAIAVGALGFIIGLGLLGNAIKNRNKSENTISVTGLGTKQFTSDLITWSGSFSKNNSDLKSAYDELALDRKVINDYLLSKGIKQNEIVFSSVDIQKQFRSYNDANGNYVQGEFSGYNLTQKVSIESKEVAKIENLSRNITEIINWGIEFTSSSPAYFYTKLATVKQEMIASATKDAKERAEKIAENSGSSLGNLKKATMGVIQITAPNSNEDYSYGGTFNTSSKEKEASITIKLEYEVN from the coding sequence ATGAATAAAAACATCATTGCCATTGCAGTAGGAGCGCTGGGTTTTATAATCGGGTTAGGCCTCCTCGGAAATGCCATCAAAAACAGGAACAAATCTGAAAATACAATTTCCGTTACAGGACTGGGAACAAAACAGTTTACCTCAGATCTTATCACCTGGTCCGGAAGTTTCTCCAAAAATAATTCAGATCTTAAATCAGCCTATGATGAACTGGCACTGGACAGAAAAGTGATCAATGATTACCTGCTTTCAAAAGGAATAAAACAGAACGAGATCGTGTTTTCATCAGTAGATATCCAGAAGCAGTTCAGAAGTTATAATGATGCCAACGGAAACTATGTACAGGGTGAATTCTCCGGATATAATCTGACACAGAAAGTTTCTATTGAAAGTAAAGAAGTAGCCAAAATTGAAAATCTCTCCAGAAATATTACGGAAATTATCAACTGGGGAATTGAGTTTACTTCTTCTTCACCTGCTTATTTCTATACCAAACTGGCTACTGTAAAACAGGAAATGATTGCATCCGCTACAAAAGACGCTAAAGAACGTGCCGAGAAAATTGCCGAAAATTCAGGAAGCAGCCTCGGTAATCTTAAAAAGGCAACGATGGGAGTGATCCAGATTACTGCCCCCAATTCAAATGAAGACTATTCCTATGGCGGAACCTTTAATACCTCTTCCAAGGAAAAAGAAGCGAGTATTACCATAAAGCTGGAGTATGAGGTGAACTAA